A window from Variovorax sp. PBL-E5 encodes these proteins:
- the parS gene encoding type II RES/Xre toxin-antitoxin system antitoxin — MAQDRCHMAIPARTFHRRQQKAETLSATETDRVLRIVRIASHAAQVFGSEEKARRWLSKDNRMLGATPLQMLSTDAGAHEVEAELNRIEFGDFA; from the coding sequence ATGGCGCAGGATCGTTGCCATATGGCGATTCCGGCACGGACCTTCCATCGCCGGCAGCAGAAGGCCGAAACGCTGTCCGCCACGGAAACGGATCGGGTCCTGCGGATCGTGCGCATCGCGAGCCACGCGGCGCAGGTCTTCGGCAGCGAGGAAAAGGCCCGGCGCTGGCTGTCCAAGGACAACCGGATGCTCGGCGCAACGCCGCTGCAGATGCTCTCCACCGATGCCGGCGCGCACGAAGTCGAAGCCGAGCTGAACCGCATCGAGTTCGGCGACTTCGCCTGA
- a CDS encoding LysR substrate-binding domain-containing protein yields MPARLPPLNAVRAFVAAARQQSFTRAAAELHVTHSAVSRQIKGLEAHLGVALFERRVRQVTLTAEGQRFYAEAAAGLAQIGAAALALMARAPSRAVRISVRPSFAVRWLIPRLPAFVEQYPGIEPQIVTSTELPADVPEGFDVAIRRGLEGWPRAIEVRPFLEDEVRVVGAPSLFRMLPVDAPRGLAAHVLLSARTRRQDWDDWKRQFGIARLKPAGRLQFDHLHLVLQAAIDGLGVAMGPTSLVAHDLAFGRLQSPLPEMRMPLPRYYYGLAPGAAPEAAFFAEWLENARRADPLPLGGPAPASAAH; encoded by the coding sequence ATGCCCGCCCGCCTGCCGCCCCTCAATGCCGTGCGGGCCTTCGTCGCGGCGGCGCGCCAGCAGAGCTTCACGCGCGCGGCCGCCGAACTGCACGTGACGCACAGCGCCGTGAGCCGCCAGATCAAGGGACTCGAAGCGCACCTGGGCGTGGCGCTGTTCGAGCGCCGCGTGCGCCAGGTGACGCTCACCGCCGAAGGCCAGCGCTTCTATGCCGAGGCGGCCGCCGGGCTGGCGCAGATCGGCGCCGCGGCGCTCGCGCTGATGGCGCGGGCACCGTCGCGCGCGGTGCGCATCAGCGTGCGGCCGTCCTTCGCGGTGCGCTGGCTGATCCCGCGGCTGCCGGCCTTCGTCGAACAGTACCCTGGCATCGAACCGCAGATCGTGACCAGCACCGAGCTGCCCGCCGACGTCCCCGAGGGCTTCGACGTCGCGATCCGGCGCGGCCTGGAGGGCTGGCCGCGCGCGATCGAGGTGCGGCCCTTTCTCGAGGACGAAGTGCGGGTGGTCGGTGCGCCTTCGCTGTTCAGGATGCTGCCGGTCGACGCGCCGCGCGGGCTGGCGGCGCACGTGCTGCTGTCGGCCCGCACGCGCCGGCAGGACTGGGACGACTGGAAGCGGCAGTTCGGCATCGCGCGCCTGAAGCCGGCGGGCCGGCTTCAGTTCGACCACCTGCACCTCGTGCTGCAGGCCGCGATCGACGGCCTTGGCGTGGCGATGGGGCCGACCTCGCTGGTGGCCCACGACCTCGCCTTCGGCCGCCTGCAGTCGCCACTGCCGGAGATGCGCATGCCGCTGCCGCGCTACTACTACGGACTCGCGCCGGGCGCAGCGCCCGAAGCGGCCTTCTTCGCCGAATGGCTGGAGAACGCGCGGCGCGCCGATCCGCTGCCGCTCGGCGGGCCTGCGCCGGCATCGGCCGCCCATTAA
- a CDS encoding phosphatase PAP2 family protein, whose amino-acid sequence MRSPIELPMAPSPLQPWTAEIWLRIRRHFALKLIGTTVFTWLFFIAYFQLLRHPVHAVTVMPLTALDHLIPFQPQLLFAYFSLWVYIGIAPGLQLTFQELVVYGLWVGALCLTGLGLFYVWPTQIPPLDLDAAGFPGFAMLQGVDAAGNACPSMHVAAAIFTAIRIEQVLREARTPAVLRLLNAAWFVAIAYSTLAVKQHVVLDAAAGALLGLAFALASLRWRPAGRRTPARRIATDIIRP is encoded by the coding sequence ATGCGTTCGCCGATCGAGCTTCCCATGGCGCCCTCGCCCTTGCAGCCATGGACCGCCGAGATCTGGCTGCGGATCCGGCGCCATTTCGCACTGAAGCTGATCGGCACCACCGTCTTCACCTGGCTCTTCTTCATCGCCTACTTCCAGCTGCTGCGCCATCCGGTCCATGCGGTGACGGTGATGCCGCTGACCGCGCTCGACCACCTGATCCCGTTCCAGCCGCAGCTGCTCTTCGCCTACTTCTCGCTCTGGGTGTACATCGGCATCGCGCCCGGGCTGCAGCTGACTTTCCAGGAGCTGGTCGTCTACGGCCTCTGGGTCGGCGCGCTGTGCCTCACGGGGCTCGGCCTCTTCTATGTCTGGCCGACGCAGATCCCGCCGCTCGACCTGGACGCCGCGGGCTTCCCCGGCTTCGCGATGCTGCAGGGGGTGGACGCGGCAGGCAACGCCTGCCCGTCGATGCACGTGGCGGCCGCGATCTTCACCGCCATCCGGATCGAGCAGGTGCTGCGCGAGGCGCGCACGCCGGCCGTGCTGCGGCTGCTCAACGCGGCCTGGTTCGTGGCCATCGCCTATTCGACGCTGGCGGTCAAGCAGCACGTGGTGCTGGACGCGGCCGCCGGCGCGCTGCTCGGCCTCGCCTTCGCGCTGGCCTCGCTGCGCTGGCGGCCCGCAGGGCGGCGCACACCAGCGCGGCGGATTGCAACGGATATCATCAGACCATGA
- a CDS encoding acyl carrier protein, which yields MSSLKELQDLIHEKYGIEASALDPDASMREKGFDSLSLVEFVFAIEDHFGITMPDDDPNIDTLAQLAAVVDKVKAAQTT from the coding sequence ATGAGTTCGCTCAAAGAATTACAGGATCTGATCCACGAGAAGTACGGCATCGAGGCCTCGGCGCTGGATCCCGATGCCTCCATGCGAGAAAAGGGCTTCGACTCGCTCTCCCTGGTCGAATTCGTGTTCGCGATCGAAGACCATTTCGGCATCACCATGCCCGATGACGACCCGAACATCGACACGCTGGCCCAACTGGCCGCCGTGGTCGACAAGGTCAAGGCGGCGCAAACGACGTGA
- a CDS encoding beta-ketoacyl-[acyl-carrier-protein] synthase family protein, which produces MNQVAVTGLGVMAPHGDDPAALFAALMRGESAVKPILPELPKPAAAAAAPFDPAGWFTKLQLAGVDRVSQLAVAAADLAMRDAGAQGDVDPERIGIYAGCGMGGASALETAYRGGPRVPPLTIPAFMPSAPASHVAMRHGVQGPVLTYSVACASSAVAIAEAAKAVQCGDVDLAIAGGSEALIVPGVVLAWQAMQTLAGFAPGEEASAVKPFATDRSGFALGEGAAFLILESAERARRRGARIYAALAGWGHSCDAVHLTKPDAQGQGRALRAALRSAGLQPADVGYCNAHGTATRIGDVVERDALVAVWGEDIDRLRVSSTKALHGHLLGAAGALEALITVLALHQRRLPPNAHCETIDPACSLNLVRDTEAAAPQLEAAISNSFAFGGTNSVLLFRRA; this is translated from the coding sequence GTGAACCAGGTCGCCGTCACCGGGCTGGGCGTGATGGCGCCGCATGGCGATGACCCGGCTGCGCTGTTCGCGGCGCTGATGCGCGGCGAATCGGCGGTCAAGCCGATCCTGCCCGAACTCCCCAAGCCCGCCGCCGCCGCCGCCGCGCCCTTCGACCCCGCCGGCTGGTTCACCAAGCTGCAGCTCGCCGGCGTCGACCGCGTCAGCCAGCTGGCGGTGGCCGCCGCCGACCTGGCGATGCGCGATGCGGGCGCGCAAGGCGATGTCGATCCCGAACGCATCGGCATCTACGCGGGCTGCGGCATGGGCGGCGCGTCCGCCCTCGAAACAGCCTACCGCGGCGGACCGCGCGTGCCGCCACTCACCATCCCCGCCTTCATGCCCAGCGCGCCGGCCTCGCACGTCGCGATGCGCCACGGCGTGCAGGGTCCGGTGCTGACCTATTCGGTCGCCTGCGCATCGTCGGCCGTGGCCATCGCCGAGGCGGCCAAGGCGGTGCAATGCGGCGATGTCGATCTCGCGATCGCCGGCGGCAGCGAGGCGCTGATCGTGCCCGGCGTGGTGCTGGCCTGGCAGGCGATGCAGACGCTGGCCGGCTTCGCGCCCGGCGAAGAGGCGAGCGCGGTGAAGCCCTTCGCCACCGACCGCAGCGGCTTCGCGCTCGGCGAGGGTGCCGCCTTCCTGATCCTCGAATCGGCCGAGCGTGCACGGCGGCGCGGCGCGCGCATCTATGCCGCGCTGGCCGGCTGGGGCCACAGCTGCGATGCGGTGCACCTGACCAAGCCCGACGCCCAGGGCCAGGGCCGCGCGCTGCGCGCGGCCCTGCGCAGCGCCGGCCTGCAGCCGGCCGACGTCGGCTACTGCAACGCGCACGGCACCGCCACGCGCATCGGCGACGTGGTCGAGCGCGACGCGCTGGTCGCGGTCTGGGGCGAGGACATCGACCGGCTGCGCGTGAGTTCGACCAAGGCGCTGCACGGCCATCTGCTCGGCGCCGCCGGCGCGCTCGAAGCGCTGATCACCGTGCTTGCCCTGCACCAGCGCCGGCTGCCGCCGAACGCACACTGCGAAACGATCGACCCGGCCTGCAGCCTGAACCTGGTGCGGGACACCGAAGCCGCCGCGCCGCAGCTCGAGGCCGCAATCAGCAATTCCTTCGCCTTCGGCGGGACGAACTCGGTGCTGCTGTTCCGGCGCGCCTGA
- a CDS encoding ATP-binding response regulator — translation MTDPLRLADGRTLVEQLRLQLGNVGSSVVPSILLALLLVGILSNDANQLALRAWCGAVILIKLYCARDARRLLASVIAQERARALVWRQIVLNAVDAAAWGALAWATLGTTTVAGSILVVAVLAGIAGSSMSSLAPVLPVFVVFGAVELIVLASKLWLLGDRAYNALGVAGLLYVATLLGQARNSSRAARAAIALRFENLELIERLRVETEHAQAAHRVADEANLAKSRFLAAASHDLRQPIHAQGLFLEVLARSKLSASQYDALANARATWQASAEMLDTLLDFSRIEAGVVEPQMQTFPLQPLLNKIENELAPQADAKGIVYRSRETPVVVRSDPALVALILRNLVSNAIRYTEQGGVLVACRARGSEVLLEVWDTGIGIEPTQHQDIFREFHQLGNAERDRRKGLGLGLAIAQGLARALGHTLSLASTPGRGSVFRLGLPVAQQAAADGTLGIAPSHARVFDVRVLVIDDDETVRAGMRQLLNAWGCECDVADSIEEAQTLARAHPPGLVISDYRLRELRTGAEAIALLREEFGAELPALLITGDTAPQRLREARASGVPLLHKPVSPNQLHHGLLCVLNAVEMDSAFALLDAAPGTALAERRRANG, via the coding sequence TTGACTGATCCATTGCGGCTCGCCGACGGACGCACGCTGGTCGAGCAGTTGCGGCTGCAGCTGGGCAACGTGGGCAGCTCGGTCGTTCCGTCGATCCTGCTCGCGCTGCTGCTGGTGGGGATCCTGTCCAACGACGCCAACCAGCTCGCGCTGCGGGCATGGTGCGGGGCCGTGATCCTGATCAAGCTCTACTGCGCCCGCGACGCGCGGCGCCTGCTGGCCTCGGTCATCGCGCAGGAGCGCGCACGCGCGCTGGTCTGGCGGCAGATCGTGTTGAACGCCGTCGATGCCGCGGCCTGGGGCGCGCTGGCCTGGGCCACGCTGGGCACGACCACCGTCGCCGGCAGCATCCTGGTGGTCGCCGTGCTGGCGGGCATCGCGGGGAGTTCGATGTCCTCGCTGGCGCCGGTGCTGCCCGTGTTCGTCGTCTTCGGCGCCGTCGAGCTGATCGTGCTGGCGTCCAAGCTGTGGCTGCTCGGCGACCGCGCCTACAACGCGCTGGGGGTGGCTGGCCTCCTGTACGTGGCCACGCTGCTGGGGCAGGCGCGCAACAGTTCGCGTGCGGCGCGCGCGGCGATCGCGCTGCGCTTCGAGAACCTCGAACTGATCGAGCGCCTGCGCGTCGAGACCGAGCATGCCCAGGCCGCGCATCGCGTGGCCGACGAGGCCAACCTCGCCAAGTCCCGCTTCCTCGCGGCGGCCAGCCACGACCTGCGCCAGCCGATCCACGCGCAGGGCCTGTTCCTCGAGGTACTGGCGCGCAGCAAGCTGTCGGCCAGCCAGTACGACGCGCTGGCCAACGCGCGCGCCACCTGGCAGGCCTCGGCCGAGATGCTCGACACGCTGCTCGATTTCTCGCGCATCGAGGCCGGCGTGGTCGAGCCGCAGATGCAGACTTTCCCGCTGCAGCCGCTGCTCAACAAGATCGAGAACGAACTGGCGCCGCAGGCCGATGCCAAGGGCATCGTCTACCGCTCGCGCGAAACGCCGGTCGTCGTGCGCTCGGACCCGGCGCTGGTGGCGCTGATCCTGCGCAACCTGGTGTCGAACGCGATCCGCTACACCGAGCAGGGCGGCGTGCTGGTGGCCTGCCGCGCGCGCGGCAGCGAGGTGCTGCTGGAAGTGTGGGACACCGGCATCGGCATCGAGCCGACGCAGCACCAGGACATCTTTCGCGAGTTCCACCAGCTCGGCAATGCGGAGCGCGATCGCCGCAAGGGCCTCGGCCTCGGCCTGGCCATTGCGCAGGGGCTGGCGCGCGCGCTCGGGCACACGCTGTCGCTGGCGTCCACGCCGGGACGCGGCAGCGTCTTCAGGCTCGGCCTGCCGGTCGCCCAGCAGGCCGCGGCGGACGGCACGCTCGGCATCGCACCAAGCCACGCACGCGTCTTCGACGTGCGGGTGCTGGTGATCGACGACGACGAGACCGTGCGCGCCGGCATGCGCCAGCTGTTGAACGCCTGGGGCTGCGAATGCGACGTGGCCGATTCCATCGAGGAGGCGCAGACCCTGGCGCGCGCCCATCCGCCGGGCCTGGTCATCAGCGACTACCGGCTGCGCGAGCTGCGCACCGGCGCCGAGGCCATCGCCCTGCTGCGCGAGGAATTCGGCGCCGAGCTGCCAGCGCTCCTGATCACCGGCGACACCGCGCCGCAGCGGCTGCGCGAAGCCCGCGCCAGCGGCGTGCCGCTCTTGCACAAGCCGGTCTCGCCGAACCAGCTGCACCACGGCCTCTTGTGCGTGCTGAACGCGGTCGAGATGGATTCGGCCTTTGCGCTGCTCGATGCGGCGCCGGGCACGGCACTCGCCGAGCGGCGGCGCGCCAACGGATGA
- a CDS encoding response regulator, whose protein sequence is MLPPRILLIDDHALFRCGLRMVLAAGIADLETAEAASLDEAMRSPIENPSLVLLDIQLQGLNGLEGIALVKRKWPQALVVILSSDVAHKNVRLAMERGAAAFVSKAEPADRILGVIDQLRKGLPVASASTALAPPGEGDDARQRLTPRQSEVLDLVCQGLPNKVIGRRLNLSENTVRGHVQAVLSALQVSSRSEAGFAARRRGLVD, encoded by the coding sequence ATGCTGCCGCCCAGAATCCTTCTCATCGACGACCATGCGCTGTTCCGCTGCGGACTGCGCATGGTGCTGGCCGCAGGCATTGCGGACCTGGAGACGGCGGAAGCGGCCTCGCTCGACGAGGCCATGCGCTCGCCGATCGAGAACCCGTCGCTGGTGCTCCTGGACATCCAGCTGCAGGGCCTCAACGGCCTGGAAGGCATCGCGCTGGTCAAGCGCAAGTGGCCGCAGGCGCTGGTCGTCATCCTCTCTTCCGACGTCGCCCACAAGAACGTCCGCCTCGCGATGGAGCGCGGCGCGGCCGCCTTCGTGTCCAAGGCCGAGCCGGCGGACCGGATCCTCGGCGTCATCGATCAGCTGCGAAAGGGCCTGCCGGTCGCCTCCGCGTCGACCGCGCTCGCACCGCCGGGCGAAGGCGACGACGCGCGGCAGCGCCTGACGCCGCGCCAGAGCGAGGTGCTCGACCTGGTGTGCCAGGGGCTCCCGAACAAGGTGATCGGCCGGCGGCTCAATCTCTCGGAGAACACGGTGCGCGGCCATGTGCAGGCGGTGCTGTCGGCGCTGCAGGTGTCGAGCCGGTCTGAGGCGGGTTTCGCTGCGCGCCGCAGGGGGCTGGTTGACTGA
- a CDS encoding LysR family transcriptional regulator codes for MSPKFSPTIKQLRAFLAVHQLRKLGAAAEKLYVTQSAVSMLIRQLEDGLGARLFDRTTRSLQPTAAAAEMLATAERILRDVDSLSAGFRELSTLQRGRVCLAITPTLASFLMPTAIRRFGQAHPQVRVVVDDCAPDQFVSRIIGEHVDFGIGTPERSGAEVETQTLLRDHLALVCTRDHPLAAAAKKAVRWTDLAGHPVITVRPGYGIRPLIDGTAAGAGVVLEIVNEVSFLSTALWMTACGMGPSIMPSAFARAAGDPALVIRPITAPRVSRDISVVTKRGRSLSAASQSFIDALRRALKEG; via the coding sequence ATGAGTCCCAAATTCAGCCCGACGATCAAGCAGCTGCGCGCCTTCCTTGCCGTGCACCAGTTGCGCAAGCTCGGCGCCGCGGCCGAGAAGCTCTATGTCACGCAGTCGGCGGTGAGCATGCTGATCCGCCAGCTCGAGGACGGCCTGGGCGCGCGGCTGTTCGACCGCACCACGCGCTCGCTGCAGCCCACGGCCGCGGCGGCGGAGATGCTGGCCACGGCCGAGCGCATCCTGCGCGACGTCGACTCGCTGAGCGCCGGCTTTCGCGAACTGTCGACGCTGCAGCGCGGCCGCGTCTGCCTGGCGATCACGCCGACGCTGGCCTCGTTCCTGATGCCGACCGCCATCCGGCGCTTCGGCCAGGCGCATCCGCAGGTGCGCGTGGTGGTGGACGACTGCGCGCCCGACCAGTTCGTCTCGCGCATCATCGGCGAGCATGTCGACTTCGGCATCGGCACGCCCGAGCGGTCGGGCGCCGAGGTCGAGACCCAGACCCTGCTGCGCGACCACCTGGCGCTGGTATGCACGCGCGACCATCCGCTGGCGGCGGCGGCGAAGAAGGCGGTGCGCTGGACCGACCTCGCCGGCCATCCGGTGATCACCGTGCGGCCCGGCTACGGCATCCGTCCGCTGATCGACGGCACCGCGGCGGGCGCGGGCGTGGTGCTCGAGATCGTCAACGAAGTGTCTTTCCTGTCGACCGCGCTGTGGATGACGGCGTGCGGCATGGGGCCGTCGATCATGCCCTCGGCCTTCGCCAGGGCTGCGGGCGATCCGGCGCTGGTCATCCGGCCCATCACCGCACCGCGCGTGTCGCGCGACATTTCGGTTGTGACCAAGCGCGGGCGCTCGCTGTCGGCCGCGAGCCAGAGCTTCATCGACGCGCTGCGGCGCGCGCTGAAAGAGGGTTGA
- a CDS encoding Bug family tripartite tricarboxylate transporter substrate binding protein codes for MKKLARALGLIAAGCALLAGPASAQTQAAAFPDKPIHMVVTFPPGGSADAVVRMLVPRLNASLGQPVVVDNRPGAGGNVGLALVAKAAGDGYTVGVGAAGALSANISLYAQMPFDPIKDFKPVGMLAAIPFVIVGHPSLGAKDLHALIEMARAQPGKLAIGHGGNGTAMHLSAALFGQMANVKLTEVPYRGSGPAALDAMGGQIPLAVVDLPSSLQQIKSGKLIAYAVTSPERLPMLPDVPTVAEAGLPGYDSTGWFGVVAPADTPPAVVTRLNAAIVAALNDEQIKTTMRNLGVEPAPDTPEAFGNYIRSETTKWRKVIQTAHIKLD; via the coding sequence ATGAAGAAACTTGCCCGCGCCCTGGGCCTGATCGCCGCCGGCTGTGCGCTGCTGGCAGGCCCCGCATCCGCACAGACGCAGGCCGCGGCCTTTCCCGACAAGCCGATCCACATGGTCGTCACCTTCCCGCCCGGCGGCAGCGCCGATGCGGTGGTGCGCATGCTGGTGCCCAGGCTCAACGCATCGCTCGGGCAGCCGGTGGTGGTCGACAACCGGCCCGGCGCCGGCGGCAACGTCGGCCTCGCGCTGGTCGCCAAGGCGGCGGGCGACGGCTACACGGTCGGGGTCGGCGCGGCCGGCGCGCTGTCGGCCAACATCAGCCTCTATGCGCAGATGCCCTTCGATCCGATCAAGGACTTCAAGCCGGTCGGCATGCTGGCCGCGATTCCGTTCGTGATCGTCGGTCATCCGTCGCTCGGCGCGAAGGATCTTCACGCGCTGATCGAGATGGCACGCGCCCAGCCGGGCAAGCTCGCGATCGGCCATGGCGGCAACGGCACGGCGATGCATCTGTCGGCGGCGCTCTTCGGCCAGATGGCCAACGTGAAGCTGACCGAAGTGCCCTACCGCGGCTCCGGCCCGGCGGCACTCGATGCGATGGGCGGCCAGATCCCGCTCGCGGTGGTCGACCTGCCGTCCTCGCTGCAACAGATCAAGAGCGGCAAGCTGATCGCCTATGCGGTCACCAGCCCAGAGCGGCTGCCGATGCTGCCCGACGTGCCGACCGTGGCCGAGGCCGGACTGCCGGGCTACGACTCGACCGGCTGGTTCGGCGTGGTGGCGCCCGCCGACACGCCGCCGGCGGTCGTGACACGGCTCAACGCGGCCATCGTCGCCGCGCTCAACGACGAGCAGATCAAGACCACGATGCGCAACCTCGGCGTCGAGCCCGCGCCCGACACGCCCGAGGCCTTCGGCAACTACATCCGCTCCGAAACGACGAAGTGGCGCAAGGTCATCCAGACCGCGCACATCAAGCTCGACTGA
- a CDS encoding FAD-dependent oxidoreductase gives MTNEELKTDVLIVGGGPVGLTLAMDLASRGVKVVIAEIRRYAEPPNVKCNHVAARTMEVFRRLGVAQKLRDTGLPADHPNDVAFRTAVTGIELTRIPIPCRRDRYTETQGPDAWWPTPEPPHRINQIFLEPVLLEHTAALPGVTLLNRTQVTDFTQDDDGVVATAADLDAGTTRRIRARYMVGCDGGASGVRKQIGARLEGTAVIQRVQSTYIRAPQLRAMIPGKPAWSYYAVNPRRCGTMFAIDGHETWLVHNHLNPDEPEFDSVDRDRSIREILGVGPDFAYEVISKEDWVGRRLVADRFRNGRVFLAGDAAHLWVPYAGYGMNAGIADAVNLSWLLAARVQGWADERILDAYEAERQPITEQVSQFAMDHAQKMIRARRAVPQNIEAPGAEGDALRAEIGREAYELNVQQFCCGGLNFGYFYTGSPIIETDGEAPPAYSMGGFTPSTVPGCRAPHFWLADGRSLYDAFGPGYTLLRFDRRTQVAALEQAAQQCGMSVALVDVDAPEVPTAYRHRLVLCRADQHVAWRGDRLPADVAALVARLRGMAPAGA, from the coding sequence ATGACCAACGAAGAACTGAAGACCGACGTGCTGATCGTCGGCGGCGGCCCCGTGGGCCTCACGCTCGCGATGGACCTGGCCTCGCGCGGCGTGAAGGTGGTGATCGCCGAGATCCGCCGCTACGCCGAGCCGCCGAACGTGAAGTGCAACCACGTGGCGGCGCGCACGATGGAAGTGTTCCGCCGCCTCGGCGTGGCGCAGAAGCTGCGCGACACCGGGCTGCCGGCGGACCATCCGAACGACGTCGCGTTCCGCACCGCCGTGACCGGCATCGAACTCACGCGCATCCCGATCCCGTGCCGGCGCGACCGCTACACCGAAACCCAAGGCCCCGACGCCTGGTGGCCGACGCCGGAGCCGCCGCACCGCATCAACCAGATCTTTCTCGAGCCGGTACTGCTCGAGCACACGGCCGCGCTGCCGGGCGTGACGCTGCTCAACCGCACGCAGGTCACGGACTTCACGCAGGACGACGACGGCGTCGTCGCGACCGCGGCCGATCTCGATGCCGGCACCACGCGCCGCATCCGCGCGCGCTACATGGTGGGCTGCGACGGCGGCGCCTCGGGCGTGCGCAAGCAGATCGGCGCCAGGCTCGAAGGCACGGCCGTGATCCAGCGCGTGCAGTCGACCTACATCCGCGCGCCGCAGCTGCGCGCGATGATTCCCGGCAAGCCGGCCTGGTCGTACTACGCGGTCAACCCGCGCCGCTGCGGCACGATGTTCGCGATCGACGGCCACGAGACCTGGCTGGTGCACAACCACCTGAATCCCGACGAACCCGAGTTCGACTCGGTCGACCGCGACCGCTCGATCCGCGAGATCCTCGGCGTCGGGCCCGACTTCGCGTACGAGGTGATCAGCAAGGAAGACTGGGTCGGCCGCCGCCTGGTCGCCGACCGCTTTCGCAACGGCCGCGTCTTCCTCGCCGGCGATGCGGCGCACCTGTGGGTGCCGTATGCGGGCTACGGCATGAACGCGGGCATCGCCGATGCGGTCAACCTCTCGTGGCTGCTCGCGGCCCGCGTGCAGGGCTGGGCCGACGAGCGCATCCTCGATGCCTACGAGGCCGAGCGCCAGCCGATCACCGAGCAGGTCTCCCAGTTCGCGATGGACCATGCGCAGAAGATGATCCGCGCCCGCCGTGCCGTGCCGCAGAACATCGAGGCGCCCGGTGCCGAGGGCGACGCGCTGCGCGCCGAGATCGGCCGCGAGGCCTATGAACTCAACGTGCAGCAGTTCTGCTGCGGCGGCCTCAACTTCGGCTACTTCTACACCGGCTCGCCGATCATCGAGACCGACGGCGAGGCGCCGCCGGCCTATTCGATGGGCGGCTTCACGCCGTCGACGGTGCCGGGCTGCCGCGCGCCGCATTTCTGGCTGGCCGACGGGCGCTCGCTCTACGACGCCTTCGGGCCGGGCTACACGCTGCTGCGCTTCGATCGCCGCACGCAGGTCGCGGCGCTGGAACAGGCCGCGCAGCAGTGCGGCATGTCGGTCGCGCTGGTCGATGTCGATGCGCCCGAGGTACCCACGGCGTACCGGCATCGCCTCGTGCTGTGCCGCGCGGACCAGCACGTGGCATGGCGCGGCGACCGGCTTCCGGCTGATGTGGCGGCGCTGGTGGCGCGGCTGCGAGGAATGGCGCCGGCCGGCGCCTGA
- a CDS encoding class I SAM-dependent methyltransferase: MDKPAADTLFTGSIPELYDTHLVPLIFAPYAADLAARAAALEPARVLETAAGTGALTRALAGALSAQAELTATDLNPPMLDRAMATGTARPVRWQQADAMHLPFDDACFDLVVCQFGAMFFPDKAHAFAESRRVLRPGGMLLFNVWDRIEHNEFADTVTTALAGLFPADPPRFMARTPHGYADTALVARDLANAGFAMAPHIETIAARSRAPSARVPAVAYCQGTLLRSEIEARAGADLAEATSVCATAIAGRFGAGEVDAKIQAHIVMVRR; this comes from the coding sequence ATGGACAAACCCGCTGCCGACACGCTCTTCACCGGCTCGATTCCCGAGCTCTACGACACCCATCTCGTGCCGCTGATCTTCGCGCCCTACGCCGCCGATCTCGCGGCGCGCGCGGCGGCGCTCGAACCCGCGCGCGTGCTCGAGACCGCCGCCGGCACCGGCGCGCTCACGCGCGCGCTGGCCGGCGCATTGTCCGCGCAGGCCGAACTGACAGCGACCGACCTGAACCCGCCGATGCTGGACCGCGCCATGGCGACCGGCACCGCGCGGCCGGTACGCTGGCAACAGGCGGACGCGATGCACCTGCCTTTCGACGACGCATGCTTCGACCTCGTCGTCTGCCAGTTCGGCGCGATGTTCTTTCCCGACAAGGCCCACGCCTTCGCCGAATCGCGGCGCGTGCTGCGGCCGGGCGGCATGCTGCTGTTCAACGTCTGGGACCGCATCGAACACAACGAGTTCGCCGACACCGTCACGACGGCGCTCGCCGGCCTGTTCCCTGCAGACCCCCCGCGTTTCATGGCGCGCACGCCGCACGGCTATGCCGACACCGCGCTGGTGGCACGCGACCTCGCGAACGCGGGATTCGCGATGGCGCCGCACATCGAGACGATCGCGGCGCGCAGCCGCGCGCCATCGGCGAGAGTGCCGGCCGTCGCCTACTGCCAGGGAACGCTGTTGCGCAGCGAGATCGAGGCCCGCGCGGGCGCAGACCTGGCCGAGGCGACATCGGTTTGTGCCACCGCGATCGCCGGCCGCTTCGGCGCCGGCGAGGTCGACGCAAAGATCCAGGCGCACATCGTCATGGTCCGACGCTGA